One Sediminibacillus dalangtanensis genomic region harbors:
- a CDS encoding N-acetylmuramoyl-L-alanine amidase, producing MTKIFIDPGHGGSDPGATGNGLQEKHLTLAIALKLRDILNSQYEGHSIMLSRTTDQNISLSQRTNMANNWGADYLVSIHINAGGGTGFESYTFNGSYSGKAETNRLRGIVHDAVVNQTGFRDRGKKEANFHMLRESAMPAVLTENGFIDHSADAANLKSDAFLTRIARGHAVGLANALGLTPKSSGGDTGTQKFVEIIVDSLWTYNTADWDDKAVVVNRGEVFTVIRDKFPVGGGYMYQIKSGLYITANSSYVRYYTR from the coding sequence ATGACAAAAATATTTATTGACCCTGGTCATGGCGGTAGTGATCCCGGCGCTACTGGAAATGGATTACAGGAGAAGCATTTGACCTTAGCCATTGCCCTGAAACTACGCGATATTCTAAATAGTCAGTATGAAGGACACTCTATCATGTTGTCGCGCACTACCGATCAAAACATCTCTTTATCCCAGCGGACCAATATGGCCAATAACTGGGGAGCCGACTATTTAGTATCGATTCATATCAATGCGGGTGGCGGAACAGGGTTTGAATCGTACACGTTCAATGGCAGTTATTCTGGAAAGGCGGAAACAAACCGGCTAAGGGGGATTGTTCATGACGCGGTTGTCAACCAAACTGGGTTTAGAGACCGTGGCAAAAAAGAAGCAAACTTCCATATGCTTAGGGAATCTGCTATGCCGGCGGTGTTGACGGAGAACGGTTTTATTGACCATTCCGCAGATGCAGCAAACCTTAAATCAGATGCTTTTCTTACCCGAATTGCCCGAGGGCATGCAGTCGGACTGGCGAACGCACTCGGTTTGACTCCAAAAAGTAGTGGCGGAGATACCGGAACGCAGAAATTTGTTGAGATTATTGTGGATTCCTTATGGACCTACAATACGGCAGATTGGGATGATAAGGCTGTCGTTGTGAATAGAGGAGAAGTTTTTACCGTCATCCGGGACAAGTTCCCAGTTGGTGGTGGTTATATGTATCAGATTAAAAGTGGGTTGTATATCACAGCAAATTCATCATATGTCAGGTATTATACGAGGTAA
- a CDS encoding sigma factor-like helix-turn-helix DNA-binding protein, translating to MEYERYSNNQHDIVEEFFERYHNFARQPVVKSFFSTEENKLLLEKALVERTEESRKRLDNKFRDYYHRAKLTKYFSNLIYFNSINFDKRTRTYYEKYLTILNQPLSDKETDSEDEWIDIISKETFDPVEEIVRDSEKLEDHILDEALYDAIQQLSMLQKEVLALIYVNQLKIKEVAAVRKTSSQNISKIHRQAIAKLKKYLKER from the coding sequence ATGGAATATGAGCGCTACTCAAACAATCAGCATGACATCGTGGAAGAGTTCTTTGAAAGGTATCACAATTTCGCAAGGCAACCGGTTGTCAAGTCGTTCTTTTCGACTGAGGAAAACAAACTGCTATTGGAAAAGGCATTGGTAGAAAGGACAGAAGAAAGTCGAAAAAGACTGGATAATAAATTTCGAGATTATTATCACCGGGCAAAATTGACCAAGTATTTTTCGAATTTGATTTATTTTAATTCAATCAATTTTGATAAGCGTACACGTACGTACTATGAAAAGTATTTAACGATACTCAATCAGCCGTTGTCCGATAAAGAAACGGATTCTGAAGATGAATGGATCGATATCATTTCCAAAGAAACGTTTGATCCTGTGGAAGAGATCGTAAGAGATAGTGAAAAATTGGAAGATCACATCCTGGATGAAGCGTTATACGATGCCATTCAGCAATTAAGCATGCTTCAAAAAGAGGTGCTCGCACTCATATATGTAAACCAATTAAAAATCAAAGAAGTAGCTGCTGTAAGGAAAACCTCCTCTCAAAATATATCCAAAATTCACAGGCAGGCAATCGCCAAGTTAAAAAAATATCTGAAAGAAAGGTGA
- a CDS encoding L-cystine transporter → MVLLWVFLNIAVLLAIIGVLITLQRKHVSFSKRVFTGLGLGIILGAVLQWIYGSGSEVLITTADWYSIVGRGYVNFLMMIVIPLVLVSIIQSIINLDRSAELGKMSAWIIGILITTTMVAALVGIVSATIFDLDAGQIEAGQAEQERGSSLEATLDDVVEGQSTPQKILNFIPSNIFLDMTGQRSTSVIAVVVFSVIVGIAVLGLRRKNPAQAEAFTNMVNVVYAVVMRIVTLILRLTPYGILALMANTVATTDFAGIVELGKFVLASYAALLTMFVIHLVLVGVFGLNPMTFLKKVIPVLGFAFTSRSSAGTIPLTISAQKNALGVEEGIANISASFGATMGQNGCAGIYPAMLAVMIAPTVGIDPLDPLFILQLVLIIGISSFGIAGVGGGATFAALIVLSSLNMPVALAGLLISIEAFIDMGRTALNVNGAMVSGTLTSRILGKLHVKRFHDQTAIDDSQSL, encoded by the coding sequence ATGGTGTTACTTTGGGTTTTTCTTAATATCGCTGTATTGCTTGCAATCATTGGTGTATTAATTACCCTTCAGCGAAAGCACGTTTCCTTTTCGAAACGGGTCTTTACCGGATTAGGTCTGGGAATCATTCTCGGGGCTGTTTTACAATGGATTTATGGCAGTGGTTCAGAAGTGCTTATCACCACTGCAGATTGGTACAGTATCGTAGGACGTGGCTATGTGAATTTTCTGATGATGATTGTTATTCCGCTTGTACTGGTATCGATTATTCAATCCATTATTAATCTCGACAGATCTGCGGAGTTAGGGAAAATGTCCGCTTGGATCATCGGTATTCTCATTACTACCACCATGGTAGCAGCGTTGGTCGGTATTGTCTCTGCTACCATTTTCGATTTGGATGCTGGACAAATCGAGGCAGGTCAAGCTGAGCAGGAGCGAGGTTCTTCTCTGGAGGCAACCTTGGATGATGTGGTGGAAGGACAATCCACCCCACAAAAAATATTGAACTTCATTCCTTCAAACATATTCCTGGACATGACCGGACAGCGTTCCACTTCCGTCATTGCAGTTGTGGTATTCTCAGTTATTGTCGGAATTGCTGTCTTAGGATTGCGACGGAAAAATCCAGCACAGGCCGAAGCGTTCACCAATATGGTAAATGTCGTTTATGCAGTAGTTATGCGCATCGTCACATTGATTTTGCGTTTAACTCCATATGGCATTTTAGCCTTGATGGCTAATACTGTCGCGACTACCGATTTCGCCGGCATTGTCGAACTGGGTAAGTTCGTACTCGCCTCTTACGCAGCATTACTGACAATGTTTGTGATTCATTTGGTATTAGTAGGAGTATTCGGATTGAATCCGATGACGTTTTTGAAAAAAGTGATTCCAGTGTTAGGCTTTGCGTTTACCTCCCGTTCTAGTGCCGGTACGATTCCGTTAACTATTTCCGCTCAAAAAAATGCACTTGGAGTTGAAGAGGGAATTGCAAATATCTCAGCATCATTCGGAGCGACCATGGGGCAAAATGGGTGCGCTGGTATCTATCCAGCTATGCTGGCCGTCATGATCGCCCCGACGGTCGGAATCGATCCGCTTGATCCGTTATTCATTTTACAGTTGGTACTCATCATCGGTATCAGTTCCTTCGGTATTGCCGGTGTGGGAGGCGGCGCAACATTTGCAGCGTTGATCGTGTTGTCTTCCTTGAATATGCCGGTTGCGTTAGCCGGGCTGTTGATCTCGATCGAAGCGTTCATCGATATGGGCCGAACTGCCTTGAACGTGAACGGGGCGATGGTCTCCGGAACGCTGACTTCGCGTATTTTAGGCAAGCTCCATGTAAAAAGATTTCATGACCAAACAGCGATTGATGACAGTCAGTCGTTGTAA
- a CDS encoding GNAT family N-acetyltransferase — protein sequence MEVRRARAEDVEGIAQVCIEGCWDTYAGIRSRENIERNNRIFYNHERITSELQEEDGWDGYIVAVDNEEVVGAIGGGMISEKESEVYVLYLDPGRRREGIGSKLLEFLTGIHLEKGAKRQWVSVQKGNQKGLPFYEAKGFQYQSERPAYSNVEGENYLSFRMSREIGKGDA from the coding sequence GTGGAGGTAAGACGTGCACGCGCGGAAGACGTTGAAGGAATCGCACAAGTATGTATAGAAGGATGCTGGGATACTTATGCAGGAATCAGAAGCAGGGAAAATATTGAACGGAATAATCGCATTTTTTATAATCACGAACGGATAACAAGCGAGCTTCAGGAGGAAGATGGCTGGGACGGATACATAGTGGCCGTCGATAATGAGGAAGTGGTAGGAGCAATCGGCGGAGGAATGATCAGTGAAAAAGAAAGTGAAGTATATGTGCTATATCTTGATCCCGGGCGGCGTAGAGAAGGAATTGGCAGCAAGTTACTGGAGTTCCTGACCGGTATTCATTTGGAAAAAGGGGCAAAACGACAGTGGGTATCTGTCCAAAAAGGGAATCAAAAAGGACTCCCTTTTTATGAAGCAAAGGGGTTTCAATACCAGTCGGAGAGACCTGCTTATTCCAATGTTGAGGGGGAAAACTACCTTTCCTTCCGAATGAGCAGGGAAATAGGAAAAGGCGATGCTTAA
- a CDS encoding LytTR family DNA-binding domain-containing protein translates to MKVLLDVDRNHKGTTVTIQCREIDDSIKQVLDFLENRKTNFIIGKNGDQQHILKPEEVYYFQSERDTVMAATPAGFFKVKEKLYELDQILPKNRFIRISKSIVANLYEISHFEPSFNGTLCVHFKSGAKEYASRHYVSNIRSILKMNRRDKK, encoded by the coding sequence GTGAAGGTGTTATTGGATGTGGATCGTAATCATAAAGGTACAACCGTTACGATCCAATGCAGGGAAATCGACGATTCGATTAAACAAGTTCTCGATTTCCTGGAGAACAGAAAAACAAACTTTATTATCGGGAAAAACGGGGATCAACAACATATTTTAAAACCGGAAGAGGTTTACTACTTTCAATCGGAACGAGATACAGTCATGGCAGCAACCCCAGCAGGTTTCTTCAAGGTCAAAGAAAAATTATATGAACTGGATCAAATCCTTCCTAAGAACCGGTTTATCCGAATTTCTAAGTCCATTGTCGCAAATCTTTATGAAATCAGCCACTTCGAACCATCATTCAACGGCACACTCTGTGTCCACTTCAAATCCGGGGCGAAGGAATATGCTTCACGGCATTATGTCAGTAATATCCGATCTATTTTAAAAATGAACAGGAGGGATAAAAAGTGA
- a CDS encoding DUF305 domain-containing protein: MKAYIRFAGMVLTSTIVMFIFKYFSTYQLDHVFFSETRVYMAIMMGAAMTMIMLLFMFRMLKNRKANIGIAAGSIVVFFLSLFLLRSQTLVDDTDYMEAMIPHHSIAILTSERAQITDPRVRKLADEIIKAQRREIGEMKKLIKDLKDE; this comes from the coding sequence TTGAAAGCGTATATACGATTTGCCGGCATGGTTTTAACTTCTACCATTGTTATGTTTATCTTCAAATATTTTAGTACTTATCAGTTGGATCATGTGTTTTTCAGTGAGACAAGGGTCTATATGGCAATCATGATGGGGGCAGCCATGACGATGATTATGTTGCTTTTTATGTTTCGCATGCTCAAGAACAGAAAAGCCAATATCGGAATTGCAGCGGGAAGTATTGTAGTGTTTTTCTTATCGTTATTTCTGCTCCGCAGCCAGACTTTGGTCGATGATACAGATTATATGGAAGCAATGATCCCGCACCATTCTATCGCCATATTGACAAGTGAACGTGCTCAAATAACAGATCCGAGAGTCCGGAAGCTTGCCGATGAAATCATCAAGGCACAACGCAGAGAAATAGGCGAGATGAAAAAACTGATCAAAGATCTTAAAGATGAGTAA
- a CDS encoding DUF3021 domain-containing protein: protein MKTFLFRSLIGIFFGAFIAVLATNSLVYFGGENVLDGGLFLKNSLGSIFCGWLFSVTPLYFEIRSLSLFQQTGLHFVTAMAAYFVLAYQIGWIPAGTSSILLFLVITLALYSVIWICFYLYFKNQSRKLNEELQHVE from the coding sequence GTGAAAACCTTTTTATTCAGAAGCTTGATTGGCATCTTTTTTGGTGCATTTATTGCCGTATTGGCTACTAATTCTCTGGTGTATTTCGGAGGGGAAAATGTACTCGACGGGGGACTTTTCCTAAAAAATTCGCTTGGATCAATATTTTGTGGATGGTTATTTTCAGTTACCCCGCTTTACTTTGAAATCAGATCTTTATCGCTATTTCAGCAAACCGGGCTTCACTTCGTTACGGCCATGGCTGCTTACTTTGTACTGGCCTATCAAATCGGCTGGATTCCGGCCGGAACATCCAGTATCCTGTTATTCCTAGTGATAACACTGGCCTTGTATTCAGTGATCTGGATTTGTTTTTACCTTTATTTTAAAAATCAGTCCAGAAAGCTAAACGAGGAGCTACAGCATGTTGAATAA
- a CDS encoding ROK family protein has protein sequence MKGKFISFDVGGTKVKHSVMLGDGTILEKDQYDTPVSDLEKFLMEMELIIKEYRSRHSVNGIAISMPGPINPVTGYLDSDTAGNVVCIRRRSIKTLLEEKIDLPVEVENDGNCAALAEQFNGNAQGVKDFVCVTIGTGIGGGIVVDGKVLRGKSFRGGEFGFMITNRSLPDKAIWHRNGATGSLTQNYRQSMRLDTNYRVEGQTIFRQAEQDEQSATMLDDWLTSVSCGLYNLAVTLNPEIILVGGGVSAQTDLLQKIETKLEQLEFWKDFRVPLAVCKHKNDAGMIGAVQHFLLRQGQNL, from the coding sequence TTGAAGGGCAAGTTTATTTCATTTGATGTGGGCGGGACGAAAGTGAAGCATTCGGTTATGCTTGGGGACGGCACCATATTGGAAAAGGATCAATACGATACACCGGTCTCTGATTTAGAGAAATTTTTGATGGAAATGGAACTTATCATCAAGGAGTATCGTTCCCGCCATTCGGTTAACGGGATAGCGATTAGTATGCCTGGTCCGATAAATCCTGTAACTGGATATTTGGATTCTGATACAGCGGGTAATGTGGTCTGTATAAGAAGAAGGAGCATTAAAACGTTGTTGGAAGAGAAGATCGACTTGCCGGTAGAGGTGGAAAACGACGGGAATTGTGCTGCTTTGGCTGAACAGTTCAACGGTAATGCACAAGGCGTAAAAGATTTTGTATGTGTAACGATCGGGACAGGAATTGGCGGAGGAATTGTGGTCGACGGAAAAGTTTTGCGCGGCAAGTCATTTAGGGGTGGAGAATTCGGGTTTATGATAACGAATAGGTCACTTCCTGACAAAGCGATATGGCATCGTAATGGTGCGACCGGAAGCCTGACTCAGAATTACAGACAATCCATGCGGCTTGATACGAACTATAGAGTGGAAGGACAAACGATTTTTCGACAGGCCGAGCAGGATGAACAAAGTGCTACTATGTTGGATGATTGGTTGACAAGTGTTAGCTGCGGATTGTACAACCTGGCTGTTACACTGAATCCGGAGATCATACTAGTGGGGGGCGGTGTTAGCGCGCAAACGGACCTTCTTCAAAAGATAGAAACGAAGCTGGAGCAACTGGAATTTTGGAAGGACTTCCGTGTCCCGCTTGCTGTTTGTAAACATAAGAATGATGCAGGTATGATCGGGGCCGTGCAACATTTTTTGTTAAGACAAGGACAAAACCTCTAA
- a CDS encoding YvrJ family protein: protein METSITTWMALISNLGFPVVLVLYLLIRFEKRIMTLAESIDKLRDALGTKNTR, encoded by the coding sequence GTGGAGACATCCATTACAACATGGATGGCATTGATCAGCAATCTTGGTTTTCCTGTCGTCCTGGTTTTATATCTGTTAATCCGTTTCGAAAAAAGAATAATGACCCTGGCTGAATCCATCGACAAGCTACGCGATGCCCTTGGTACAAAAAATACTCGATGA
- a CDS encoding FtsW/RodA/SpoVE family cell cycle protein, with product MKALNKRLHGSNDLILLLFGFISISLVAIYNAEQLEQYSGENFLIKQLFWFVLGLVIIALIQLIDLESIYLLSFYLYLAGLVLLVVLHLSPEAIAPNINSAKSWFRVGGITFQPSELVKITTIVYLAATISKHRKKHKNRDVKSDIKLLLKLLIIGIIPVGIIILQPDFGTAMVYLAIMGGIIFLSGIDWKIITSIILFVALTVGIIGMLVVKFPEFTQSTLHIAPYQMDRIETWLGFSESDSDNSFHFRRSLLAIGSGQLTGKGINNTEVYIPEAQTDFIFSIIGETFGFTGCAIVILLYFLLIYKLVSLGLKIHPNYDFGAFVCFGYLILIFIHTFQNVGMTIGVMPITGIPLLLISYGGSSVLSAMIGYALIIKVNSEQNRLDNSLFK from the coding sequence ATGAAAGCATTGAATAAAAGATTACATGGTTCGAATGATTTAATACTATTACTGTTTGGTTTTATAAGCATCAGCCTGGTAGCCATTTACAATGCAGAACAGTTGGAACAATACAGCGGGGAAAATTTTCTTATTAAGCAATTGTTTTGGTTTGTATTAGGGTTGGTCATAATTGCATTGATTCAATTAATCGATTTAGAAAGCATATACTTATTAAGCTTTTATTTATATTTAGCCGGCTTAGTTCTATTAGTAGTTCTTCATCTAAGTCCTGAGGCAATAGCACCGAATATAAACAGTGCAAAAAGTTGGTTCAGAGTAGGTGGTATTACTTTCCAACCTTCAGAATTAGTAAAAATAACTACAATTGTTTATTTGGCTGCTACAATATCTAAGCATAGGAAAAAACACAAAAATAGAGATGTCAAAAGCGATATAAAGCTGTTGCTGAAATTGTTGATAATCGGAATTATACCGGTGGGGATTATTATTCTTCAGCCGGATTTCGGCACTGCTATGGTTTATTTGGCTATAATGGGAGGAATTATTTTTTTGTCTGGTATCGATTGGAAAATAATTACTTCTATCATTTTATTTGTTGCCCTGACTGTAGGAATTATCGGAATGTTAGTAGTGAAATTCCCTGAATTTACTCAATCTACGCTTCATATTGCGCCTTATCAAATGGACAGGATAGAAACTTGGCTGGGATTTTCAGAAAGTGATTCCGATAACTCGTTCCACTTTCGAAGATCTTTACTGGCTATTGGTTCAGGACAATTAACTGGAAAAGGGATTAACAATACAGAAGTCTATATACCGGAAGCCCAAACTGATTTTATTTTTTCTATAATCGGAGAAACATTTGGTTTTACCGGATGTGCGATAGTGATACTGTTGTATTTTTTACTAATATATAAATTAGTCTCATTGGGGCTTAAAATTCACCCTAACTATGATTTTGGTGCTTTTGTATGTTTCGGTTATTTAATTTTAATTTTTATTCATACTTTTCAAAATGTAGGTATGACTATAGGGGTTATGCCAATTACTGGAATACCGTTACTTCTAATAAGCTACGGTGGCAGCTCTGTGTTATCTGCAATGATTGGCTATGCATTGATTATAAAGGTCAATAGTGAACAAAATAGGCTTGACAATTCACTTTTTAAGTGA
- a CDS encoding C1 family peptidase, translated as MTKKIDKDMVEAFSNSLYNDPQNQVIKDAIMKNGIQASIQNNDSVVAMNHVFSEEIKTGKVTNQKQSGRCWMFAALNTFTHKLNDLFNLKDFELSQNYTNFWDKFEKANYFLENILDTVEEPLDGRLVSWLLDTPQQDGGQWDMFVSLIDKYGVVPKQVMPETFHSSNSSQLNQLLDASLRKDAVELRRLHGEGKPEAELQQVKEGMLSNIYTLLVYALGEPPETFDFEFRDEDHGFHREEGITPHAFFEKYVGINLHDYVSVINAPTEDKPYGKTYTVSRLGNVIDGTSIKYLNVDMKTLKELAVKQIKDNESVWFGCDVGQDSNRKEGIMDTALFDYEQAFGFSPGMSKAERLDFKDGLLTHAMVLTGVNLVDNKPNRWKVENSWGEKVGDKGYFVMSDEWMNEYTYQVVVHKKYLSEELKQAWDQEPVVLKPWDPMGSLAVMK; from the coding sequence ATGACCAAGAAAATCGATAAAGATATGGTAGAGGCTTTTTCGAATAGTCTCTATAATGATCCGCAAAACCAGGTGATAAAGGATGCGATCATGAAAAACGGCATCCAGGCTTCGATTCAGAACAATGATTCGGTTGTAGCGATGAATCACGTGTTTTCGGAGGAAATCAAAACGGGAAAAGTGACCAATCAAAAGCAAAGTGGACGCTGTTGGATGTTTGCGGCATTGAACACATTTACACACAAATTGAACGATTTGTTTAATCTCAAGGATTTTGAGCTATCGCAAAATTATACGAATTTCTGGGATAAGTTCGAAAAAGCAAATTACTTTTTGGAAAACATACTGGATACAGTGGAGGAACCATTGGATGGAAGGTTGGTTTCCTGGCTATTAGATACCCCGCAGCAGGACGGCGGGCAATGGGATATGTTCGTTTCGTTGATTGATAAATATGGGGTCGTACCGAAACAAGTGATGCCGGAAACCTTTCATAGCAGCAATTCTTCTCAATTGAATCAGCTGTTGGACGCCTCTTTGCGCAAGGATGCCGTTGAACTTCGCAGACTTCATGGAGAAGGCAAACCGGAAGCGGAGCTACAGCAAGTAAAAGAGGGGATGCTATCGAACATTTATACCTTGCTTGTTTATGCTCTCGGTGAGCCTCCTGAGACGTTTGATTTTGAATTCAGGGACGAAGATCATGGCTTCCATCGCGAAGAAGGTATAACCCCGCATGCATTCTTTGAAAAATATGTCGGGATCAACCTTCATGATTATGTAAGTGTCATTAATGCCCCGACAGAAGATAAGCCATACGGAAAAACGTATACCGTTTCGCGGCTGGGCAATGTGATCGACGGAACATCGATCAAATATTTAAATGTCGATATGAAGACGTTGAAAGAGCTCGCCGTCAAGCAAATCAAGGATAATGAAAGTGTCTGGTTCGGCTGTGATGTCGGTCAGGACTCCAATCGGAAAGAAGGGATCATGGATACTGCTCTATTTGATTATGAACAGGCATTCGGCTTCTCGCCTGGGATGTCGAAAGCGGAACGGCTTGACTTTAAGGACGGACTGCTGACACATGCTATGGTGTTGACGGGGGTCAATCTCGTCGATAATAAACCAAATCGATGGAAGGTTGAGAACAGCTGGGGAGAAAAAGTAGGCGACAAGGGCTACTTCGTGATGAGTGATGAATGGATGAACGAATACACTTATCAGGTAGTCGTACACAAAAAATACTTATCAGAAGAACTGAAGCAAGCCTGGGATCAGGAGCCAGTGGTCTTGAAGCCGTGGGATCCTATGGGGTCGCTTGCTGTTATGAAGTAA
- a CDS encoding CotD family spore coat protein: MGRYHNREERRNAVSPSETSPAGDEMVVHPTERVVNTRTRQRVVKNVHPTEVENVNRTVVRNENYYPVRNYDVNETVVEDYDCGSDLNNPNCRRVSPASDSNDNRGHCGRVSPASENNNRGRDRCCCRHHRRSWI; encoded by the coding sequence ATGGGACGTTATCATAATCGTGAAGAACGGAGGAATGCCGTTTCACCGAGCGAGACTTCACCAGCAGGGGATGAAATGGTAGTCCATCCGACAGAAAGGGTAGTTAACACTAGAACAAGACAGCGTGTCGTGAAGAATGTTCATCCGACCGAAGTAGAAAACGTTAATAGAACCGTTGTAAGAAACGAGAATTATTATCCTGTCAGAAATTACGATGTAAATGAAACCGTAGTAGAAGATTATGACTGCGGTAGTGACCTCAACAACCCAAACTGCAGACGTGTCAGTCCAGCTTCGGATAGTAATGATAATCGAGGACATTGCGGACGTGTCAGCCCGGCTTCAGAAAATAATAATCGTGGACGCGACAGATGTTGCTGCCGCCATCATAGGCGAAGTTGGATTTAA
- a CDS encoding O-methyltransferase: MKQINRYIDSVFVSKDEILEEVTASIRDNNMPAISVSPSSGKLLTMLVSFTGAENVLEIGALGGYSGICLARGFGSGGNLTSLELEEKYAEVARNNLAKAGFGNQVTYIMGPALEGLEQLSVDQRQFDFFFIDADKENYHHYLERCIKLAEPGALIVADNVLAGGSVADKDAKQKRYTEHMKRFNELTANHPKLESLLIPIGDGLTVSRVKEK; encoded by the coding sequence ATGAAACAAATAAACCGTTATATTGACAGTGTTTTTGTCAGCAAAGACGAAATTCTAGAGGAGGTAACAGCGTCCATCAGGGATAACAACATGCCGGCGATATCCGTATCTCCATCCTCCGGAAAACTGCTTACCATGCTTGTTTCCTTTACTGGTGCTGAGAATGTACTGGAGATCGGAGCACTAGGCGGTTATAGCGGCATTTGCCTTGCAAGGGGATTTGGCAGTGGTGGAAATTTGACTTCCCTGGAGCTGGAGGAAAAATACGCTGAAGTGGCAAGAAACAATCTAGCTAAAGCGGGCTTTGGCAACCAAGTCACTTACATTATGGGGCCTGCACTGGAAGGCCTTGAGCAGCTGTCAGTTGATCAGCGTCAGTTTGATTTTTTCTTTATCGATGCGGACAAAGAAAATTACCACCATTACCTGGAGCGTTGCATCAAGCTCGCCGAACCTGGTGCGTTAATTGTTGCCGACAATGTTTTGGCTGGAGGTAGTGTAGCAGATAAGGATGCTAAGCAAAAACGTTATACCGAGCATATGAAGCGTTTCAACGAGCTTACTGCCAATCATCCTAAATTAGAGTCATTGCTCATTCCAATAGGAGATGGATTGACCGTTTCCAGAGTAAAAGAAAAATAG
- the map gene encoding type I methionyl aminopeptidase: MIAKTEEDFKGLKEIGEICGAIRKELVCYTKPGITTKELDKIAGELFEKTGAQSAPKGEYDFPGFTCISINEEVAHGIPRERTIHEGDLVNIDVSGSKNGYFADTGISFVVGKGQMVLQKICDVAKEAFDSGLKHAKPGLKKSGLGKIVHNVANQHGLTVIKNLTGHGIGRSIHEEPEHIFNFHSPWDDEILKDGMVIAFEPFISTLEEEVFQSKDGWTFLTDESFVAQYEHTIILTKKGPIITTL; encoded by the coding sequence ATGATTGCAAAGACGGAAGAAGATTTTAAGGGTTTAAAAGAAATTGGCGAAATTTGTGGAGCGATTCGAAAAGAATTAGTTTGTTACACCAAACCAGGAATCACCACAAAAGAACTTGATAAAATCGCAGGAGAGCTTTTTGAAAAAACAGGAGCTCAATCTGCCCCAAAGGGAGAATATGATTTTCCAGGATTTACGTGTATTAGTATAAATGAAGAAGTAGCACACGGAATCCCAAGGGAACGGACTATTCATGAAGGGGATCTTGTTAATATCGATGTTTCTGGTTCGAAAAATGGTTATTTCGCTGATACCGGCATTTCCTTTGTTGTTGGAAAAGGTCAGATGGTCTTACAGAAAATATGTGACGTGGCTAAAGAAGCATTCGACTCCGGACTTAAGCATGCAAAACCAGGTTTAAAAAAAAGCGGGCTCGGAAAAATTGTACACAATGTAGCAAATCAGCATGGCTTAACAGTCATAAAAAATCTTACCGGACACGGTATCGGGCGCTCCATTCACGAGGAACCGGAACATATTTTCAATTTCCACTCTCCTTGGGACGACGAAATTTTAAAAGATGGGATGGTAATTGCCTTCGAACCTTTCATCTCTACATTGGAAGAGGAAGTTTTCCAATCTAAAGATGGATGGACCTTCCTAACCGACGAAAGCTTTGTTGCTCAATACGAACATACGATTATCCTTACGAAGAAAGGGCCGATTATTACCACATTGTAA